TCCGGGCTCTTTCAATTCCCGAAACGGAATGGGGATCCAAGGGGCCGTGCTCCTTGGCGCGTCCGGGCAGGGCCCGACCCGCCCCCGGGAGGGTCGCCGAAGGCCCTTCAAAGATGAAATTCCGCAAATCTGTCTCTTTACCGGCATTGTGAAACTTGCCATAGTGATTTGTGGAACGAATCCATAATCCGTGGAGTGCCCGTACCTTCGCTGCAGGAGATGCTCATATGATGAAAAATTGCAATGGAATGGGAGAACTTCCCAACATCCTGAAGAATTTTGGCATAGATGCGGACCCGGATTGGCTGGCGATAGTGCTTTTCGTTCGCAACATACTTCGGCAGTTGAGCGTGTATTCGGACGAGAAGAAGGGCGAGATTCAGCGCGAGATGTTTGCCGAATTGGCGCGCAAGGATTTTTCCCGGGAACATTTCGAGCAGGTGCTGGCCATGCTGGACATGTACCTGATGCAGACCATCGGCACATTGGAGCTGGAAAAGGCACTGGCCGAGGAAAAGCGTGCCGCGACCCGATTGCTCAATGAGATGAATGAGGTCATCGGGTCCATGCAGGGCGCAAGCGAACGCCAGAATCGCAAGCTGGATGCGTTCAAGGAACAGACCGTGGACGTGATCGAGGCGGGCGGGGATACGTCGTTTATCGTCTCCAAGGTTCGGGACATGTTTCAGGAACTGATTATTGAATTTCGCGAGGAATCGCGGGAGCTTCAGGCAAAAGCTCAGATGCTCGAACGCACCGCGAATTTCGATCCGCTGCTCACGGAGCTGCGCAACCGCCGTGCGTTGGACGCCTACCTGCACGATTCGGTGCTGTCCCAGCGCAAGCAGCCCGCACCCTTGAGCATGATGCTGATCGACGTGGACCATTTCAAGAACGTGAACGACACCCACGGGCATCAGGTCGGGGACGACGTGCTCAAGGCGCTGGCAAGGATCATGGCGACCCATGCCGTGCAGTATCAGGGCTTTTCCGCTCGGTATGGAGGCGAGGAACTGGTCGTGGTCATGCGCAACATGCCTTTGGACAGGGCCGTGCTCAAGGCCGAGGCCATCCGTGCGGACGTGGAGCACTACGACTTTCGCGTGCGTTCCGACGGCCAGCTCGGGGAGCGTCCCATCCAGTTCACGGTGAGCATCGGTGTGGCCCAATGGCAGAAGGGGTGGGACAGCAGCGACCTTGTCCGGGCTGCGGATTCCGCCATGTACACGGCCAAGCGGTCGGGCCGGAATCGGGTCGTCGCCTATGAGAAAGAAAGCAAATCGATAAGTGTCGATTGACTCTATTCCACTGACAGTAAAGGCTGACGATTGGTTCCGATGCATTTTCATTCCCTTGCCTTCCGGATGCGAATCCTCTTGAGTCCCGGATGCTGGGGCCTTGCTTTTTTCTGTCTGTTCCCAATTCACGCCCTGGCAGGGCAAGGGAATGCGCCGGAGATTGCCGTGCTGCATTCCGGGGCGCTGAATTCGTTCTGGGCCGAAAATCTGGTACAGGGGCTTGCCCGGGGCATCGGGCCGGGCGCGATCCTGCGCCGGGAGGCTCTGGACGCGGACAGGGGAGAGGACGAGGAGTATTTCGATCTGCAACACGATCGGCTCAGGACGACCTGCGCCGCTTGGACACCGGATGCGGTCGTGGCAGACGGAGCTGCCGCATTCTCGTTTCTGGTGCGCCATCGGGACGATCTGTTTGCAGATGTGCCCGTGGTTTTCTGCAACATGGAAAGACCGTCCGCGGATTGGATGGCATGGTGCGGCGACTGCACGGGCGTGATCGAAAGCCCGGACATGGGCGCCGCGCTTCAGGCCGTGGTCGCCATGCTGCCGGAAACGCGACTGATTGCGGTGATCACGGCAGAGACCGTGAAAGGGGCTCGATTGCGTCGGGAAGCGGCACGGGCCTTTGCCCCCTGGGCCGATCGGATCGAGTTGAGGTTTCCCGGCCATGAACCGGGCCGACGACAGAAACTTTCCGGAGCCGGACTGCTGGAGATCGTGTCCAGCCTGCCGAGCCGCAGTGCAGTGCTGTATTGCGGCTTTGGCGATCCCGCAACGACCGGGCATGGTGAGCCCATGGTCGGCAAGATTGCCCGCGAGTCCAGAGCCCCGATCTTCGCCCTGTTCGGGCATGATTTCGGTCAGGGACCAGCCGGAGGCGTTATCGCGGACGGAATCGGTCAGGGCAGGGCCGTTGCCGAGGTGGTTCGGCGCATCCTGAACGGCGAACAGGCTTCGGAAATCCCGGTGAACACGGTGCGCCCGCAGCCTGTCTATGATCTTGCCGCGCTGGCGCGGTACGGACTGGGCAGGGCAAACCTGCCGGCCAACAGCCGAACCGTGAATCCGTTGCCGCTTCCTGAAACGGATGATGACGGGGCAGGCATGACATGGGTGCCGGGGCTTGGTTTGGCCTTTGGCGTGTTCGTGCTGACTCTGACAGCGGTGCGCCGTTTACGCAGGAAATCCTGATACTTGGAAAATCCCGATACTGCCCGCATGGGCCAGAGCGGCAAGGGCGACCGCAGCCGAGCCCACGACAACCATGTCTGTTGTAGTACGTTGGATATCTTTGTGGGGCGCCGCGAATTCGTGGGTTGTGCATGCCGACGTATAGCGGTGGTGGGCAAACCGGATCATGGTGACTCCTGCAGCAAAAGGGGTTGCAAAGTCGAATCAGCATGCCTGATTGCTGTTACGAAACCGAGACGAATGCATGGACCTTGGACAACAAGTTGTTCCTTGGGCGAGGAAGGAATTTTCGGCTTCGTGAGCCGATGCATGGACTGCCCCTTGGCCAACAGGGTGGGCGGAGTGTCGGCAAAACGAAACGGGCCACCTTCTGGCGGCCCGTTTCGGAAAAGGATGCGGAGTGCGGAGCTATTCGTTGGCGGCGAGCTGGCGGCGGAGCTGTTCCGTGACCTGGGAGCTTTCCTCCTTGCGTTCCGAGGCAAGGGCAAGGGCAAGCAGTTCAAAGAGGTCGTCGGTGTCGAGTTGCAGGCGCAGGGAGCCGTTCGAGGCGATGCAGGAGTGGTCGTTCATTTGCAATTCATAGGCCCGTCGTTCCCGGGAATGGCCAATGGCGGAGTTGATGCTGTAGCCGAGGTGCTCGTCTTCGGTCTGATACAGCTTTTCAATGGTCAGCATTCCCGTGGACTCGTCGAAAAACATTTCCTCGCCGATGAGGTGGCCGGTGATCGGCAGATCATCCCCGAAATCGTTGCGAAGCCTGACCTTCATGATCGGGTCAGTGCCGAACTGACCAGTGTCCGTGCCGTGTTTTCCCATCCTCGCCTCCTTACTCCATAGGCAGTTTGTACTGCCGAGGGTCTTTGTCCCGTTTTTTCCGGCCGGGACTCGACTCCCGCAAACCCCGCTCGATATATTCCATCAGGGCGGACTCGGGCACGCGCCACTGGGTGCCGATCTTGATCGCCCCGATGCTTCCCTCGGACACGAGCCGATAGGCCGTGCGCGGATGTACGCGCAACAGGTCGGCGACCTCCCGCACGGTCAGCAGTTTCGGCGTCCTGGAAGTGTCGTGTTTGTCCATAATGCCACAGTCCGACTATTCTGATTCATCCATTGTCACAGGGTGTCATGAATTGTCAACAGAATGCATT
Above is a window of Pseudodesulfovibrio tunisiensis DNA encoding:
- a CDS encoding GGDEF domain-containing protein; this translates as MMKNCNGMGELPNILKNFGIDADPDWLAIVLFVRNILRQLSVYSDEKKGEIQREMFAELARKDFSREHFEQVLAMLDMYLMQTIGTLELEKALAEEKRAATRLLNEMNEVIGSMQGASERQNRKLDAFKEQTVDVIEAGGDTSFIVSKVRDMFQELIIEFREESRELQAKAQMLERTANFDPLLTELRNRRALDAYLHDSVLSQRKQPAPLSMMLIDVDHFKNVNDTHGHQVGDDVLKALARIMATHAVQYQGFSARYGGEELVVVMRNMPLDRAVLKAEAIRADVEHYDFRVRSDGQLGERPIQFTVSIGVAQWQKGWDSSDLVRAADSAMYTAKRSGRNRVVAYEKESKSISVD
- a CDS encoding helix-turn-helix domain-containing protein codes for the protein MDKHDTSRTPKLLTVREVADLLRVHPRTAYRLVSEGSIGAIKIGTQWRVPESALMEYIERGLRESSPGRKKRDKDPRQYKLPME